CGGCCGGGGATGCGGCCGGGGATTTGGCGGTGGCCGGGGTATGGGTCGCGGCATGGGCCGTGGGTTTGGACCTGCTGCCCCCCCCGTATCCGGGGCTTTAAGTGAAAGTGCGCTCCAGGACAGGGCCAGAATACTTGAAGATGAACTCAACGCCATAAAGGCTCAGCTGAACAGCATGCCTGAAGACAAATAATCGTTAATAATACCCGGGTGGACAGGGAAAGTCCTTTCCCCCGGATTATCCACAAAAAAAAATCAGCCGGCGGTTGGCAAATCCGCCGACTGATTTTTCAAGGATAATAAGGAGGTTATGCAGCCAGTTTTTTAATTCAAAAAACGGCGTTAGGTACAACCTACCATAATTTTATTATTTG
Above is a window of uncultured Desulfobacter sp. DNA encoding:
- a CDS encoding DUF5320 domain-containing protein, yielding MPGFNQRGPQGVGPMTGRGQGICGNRNATGAGYGTGYGAGYGGRGCGRGFGGGRGMGRGMGRGFGPAAPPVSGALSESALQDRARILEDELNAIKAQLNSMPEDK